Proteins encoded in a region of the Pigmentiphaga litoralis genome:
- a CDS encoding LysR substrate-binding domain-containing protein translates to MTTHVDHIDDLMIFLEVVEAGGFSAASRRTGRSTSLISRRIQDLERKLGVGLLVRDSRRFAVTPVGKGIVEHAVRIRSEAQAAYAFAADSADSPTGVLRVSCPVKVAASLVGPLAMDLATQHPQLQIKISTYNGRASEQEASADIVILPSIGALKDADIVARRLGECQYLLVAAPELADRYRHVSTPQDVEGIPAVGWTFHDSPSSWVLQDPTGARETIHVDVRFLADTLSLVSDAALRGLGAAQLPVMTCKNDIAEGRLCDLLQGWTPPPVTLYAVYPSRRSLSRGGRLFVDLLSRRFQATHA, encoded by the coding sequence ATGACCACGCACGTCGACCACATTGATGACCTGATGATCTTTCTGGAAGTGGTCGAGGCTGGCGGATTCAGCGCCGCCAGCCGGCGGACCGGCCGGTCCACGTCGCTCATCAGCCGGCGCATCCAGGATCTTGAACGCAAGCTGGGGGTCGGTCTGCTGGTGCGGGACTCCAGAAGGTTCGCGGTCACACCGGTGGGCAAAGGCATCGTCGAACACGCGGTCCGCATCCGGTCGGAGGCCCAGGCCGCCTATGCCTTTGCCGCCGATAGCGCGGACAGTCCCACGGGCGTGTTGCGGGTGTCCTGTCCGGTCAAGGTTGCGGCGTCGCTGGTCGGTCCGTTGGCCATGGACCTGGCCACGCAGCACCCGCAACTCCAGATCAAGATATCGACTTACAACGGACGCGCATCAGAGCAGGAAGCCTCGGCAGACATCGTGATCCTGCCCTCGATTGGCGCGCTGAAAGATGCCGATATCGTGGCGCGCAGACTGGGTGAATGCCAGTACCTGCTGGTCGCGGCGCCCGAGCTTGCCGATCGGTATCGGCATGTCTCCACACCGCAAGACGTCGAAGGGATTCCGGCGGTCGGGTGGACCTTCCATGACAGCCCTTCCAGCTGGGTGCTGCAGGATCCGACGGGCGCACGCGAAACCATTCATGTGGACGTCCGCTTCCTGGCCGATACCTTGTCGCTGGTGAGCGACGCGGCGCTGCGCGGCCTGGGTGCGGCGCAACTGCCTGTCATGACCTGCAAAAACGACATTGCGGAAGGACGGCTGTGCGACCTGCTGCAAGGCTGGACGCCCCCACCGGTCACCCTGTACGCGGTGTACCCGTCACGTCGCAGCCTGAGCCGGGGCGGGAGGCTGTTCGTCGACTTGTTGTCCCGGCGATTCCAGGCGACGCACGCCTGA
- a CDS encoding hydantoinase/oxoprolinase family protein, with product MSRQETPGSAPLRIAVDIGGTFTDLATFDEKTGKLSFGKALSTHGELVNGIQHTLDSAGVDLANGYLFLHGSTIAINTLLERNGANTALLITEGFRDIYEIGRVNRPDAYNLFFGKHVPLVKRSQRYEVRERLRADGSLHRELDEDHVRETAKALKGQGIEAVAVLLLHSYRNPAHEQRVKAILQEELPGAFVTASHELSQEYREFERASTAVANAYVGPRVSAYLGELETHLHERGFGGAFYAVQSTGGLFPVAHARRDCVRMLESGPAAGVIGAQAICAQLGLGDAIAFDMGGTTAKAGVISDGKPLTTGSALIGGYERALPIQIPMMDIFEVGTGGGSIARIELGQSLRVGPRSAGSSPGPVCYGRGGKEPTVTDANLLLGRLDPDHFLGGDMPLDHAATMTAMHERIAGPLGLEPVTAADGILRIAVTAMSHAVKAVTTERGLDAGRFTMVVYGGAGPLHASAIARELGIRKVLIPFAPGYFSAYGMLFSDLRYDYVRSVFRRLEDLSFDEIEAMYASMEEEGRAAIGASELTPEGIVIERAADMRYVGQEHAVTVDLPRAFFEQEDREAIKRHFDEIHAVRYGTSAPDEPSDIVSLRVTLLGTMRKPPRHAVPVGDATPAADAIRATKPVYFRGSGFVDTPVYIRDKLCSGNRITGPALIEEHASTTVLQPLDTLEVDTCGNLQLTIGSDRS from the coding sequence ATGAGCAGACAGGAGACACCCGGTTCCGCCCCCCTGCGTATCGCAGTGGACATTGGCGGGACTTTTACCGACCTCGCGACCTTTGACGAGAAGACTGGAAAGCTGTCGTTCGGCAAAGCCTTGTCGACGCATGGCGAGCTCGTCAACGGCATCCAGCACACGCTGGACAGCGCCGGGGTCGACCTGGCCAATGGCTACCTGTTCCTGCACGGATCGACCATCGCGATCAACACGCTGCTGGAGCGCAATGGCGCCAATACGGCGCTGCTGATCACCGAAGGCTTTCGCGACATCTATGAAATCGGGCGGGTGAATCGTCCGGACGCGTACAACCTGTTCTTCGGCAAGCATGTGCCGCTGGTCAAGCGCTCGCAGCGTTATGAAGTGCGTGAACGCCTGCGTGCCGATGGCAGCCTGCATCGCGAGCTGGATGAAGACCACGTGCGCGAGACCGCCAAGGCATTGAAGGGCCAGGGCATCGAAGCCGTGGCCGTGTTGCTGCTGCATTCCTATCGCAACCCCGCGCATGAACAGCGCGTCAAGGCGATCCTGCAGGAAGAACTGCCGGGCGCCTTCGTGACGGCGTCGCACGAACTGTCGCAGGAGTATCGCGAGTTCGAACGCGCATCGACTGCGGTGGCCAACGCCTATGTCGGGCCGCGTGTGTCGGCCTATCTGGGCGAGCTGGAAACGCATCTGCATGAGCGTGGCTTTGGCGGCGCCTTCTATGCGGTGCAGTCGACCGGCGGTTTGTTCCCGGTGGCGCATGCCCGCCGCGACTGTGTGCGGATGCTCGAATCGGGACCTGCCGCCGGCGTGATCGGTGCGCAGGCCATCTGCGCGCAGCTCGGCCTGGGCGATGCGATTGCCTTCGACATGGGCGGCACGACGGCCAAGGCGGGAGTGATCAGCGACGGCAAGCCGCTGACGACCGGCAGTGCACTGATTGGCGGGTATGAACGCGCGCTGCCGATCCAGATCCCGATGATGGATATCTTTGAAGTCGGCACGGGCGGGGGCAGTATTGCGCGCATCGAATTGGGCCAGTCCTTGCGGGTGGGCCCACGCAGTGCGGGCTCGTCCCCCGGCCCGGTGTGCTACGGCCGCGGGGGCAAGGAGCCGACCGTGACGGATGCGAACCTGCTGCTCGGCCGGCTCGACCCCGACCACTTCCTGGGCGGCGACATGCCGCTCGATCATGCGGCCACCATGACGGCGATGCATGAACGTATTGCCGGTCCGTTGGGCCTGGAGCCGGTCACGGCGGCTGACGGCATTCTGCGCATCGCGGTGACGGCCATGTCGCATGCGGTCAAGGCGGTGACCACCGAACGCGGTCTGGATGCGGGCCGTTTCACGATGGTGGTGTATGGCGGCGCAGGTCCTTTGCATGCGTCGGCCATCGCGCGGGAACTGGGTATTCGCAAGGTACTGATCCCGTTTGCGCCGGGCTATTTCTCGGCCTACGGCATGCTGTTCAGCGACCTGCGCTACGACTATGTGCGGTCGGTGTTCCGCCGCCTGGAAGACCTGTCGTTCGACGAGATCGAAGCCATGTATGCGTCGATGGAAGAAGAAGGCCGCGCCGCGATTGGTGCGTCGGAACTGACACCGGAAGGCATCGTGATCGAACGCGCCGCCGACATGCGCTATGTGGGTCAGGAACACGCGGTCACCGTCGATCTGCCGCGCGCCTTCTTTGAACAGGAAGACCGCGAAGCCATCAAGCGCCACTTTGACGAGATCCATGCCGTGCGCTACGGCACGTCGGCGCCCGACGAACCGTCGGACATCGTCAGCCTGCGCGTGACGCTGCTGGGCACCATGCGCAAGCCGCCACGCCATGCCGTGCCGGTAGGCGACGCCACCCCTGCCGCCGATGCCATCCGCGCCACCAAGCCGGTGTATTTCCGAGGCAGCGGCTTTGTCGATACCCCGGTCTATATCCGCGACAAGCTGTGCAGCGGCAACCGGATCACCGGCCCGGCATTGATCGAAGAGCATGCATCGACGACCGTCCTCCAGCCGCTGGACACGCTTGAAGTCGACACCTGCGGCAACCTGCAACTCACCATCGGGAGCGATCGTTCATGA
- a CDS encoding LysR family transcriptional regulator, giving the protein MPKNRYQAGPEAMDPAALRLFIDVVEAGSFTKVAAARQTVQSHISRQITDLETACGARLFRRTGRGVVLTEQGENIVVRVRAWLADSEQLFRDIRSTSSVPMGDVRLGILPSAAHPLLTTLYARLQERYPSIRLNVREGQGGELDTLLDGGAVDMAILFRYRRPDSAEERLLASVGTYLVARPGDALTRAPSIDFARLAGLPLVLPRRPAHWRAMLDETARSKGFVLQAAVEADSLTLQKELAASEPLYAVLGPYSFVAELRARRLQATPIVTPSLKRHVTLALPKHGKMTTACQIVSEMVQAIVKEWDGNLSPPEVED; this is encoded by the coding sequence ATGCCAAAAAACAGATATCAGGCCGGACCGGAAGCCATGGATCCCGCCGCGCTGCGCCTGTTCATCGACGTGGTCGAAGCAGGCAGCTTCACCAAGGTCGCGGCCGCCCGCCAGACCGTCCAGTCGCACATCAGCCGCCAGATCACCGACCTGGAAACCGCCTGCGGCGCGCGCCTGTTCCGCCGCACCGGCCGCGGCGTCGTGCTGACCGAGCAAGGCGAAAACATTGTGGTGCGCGTGCGCGCGTGGCTGGCGGATTCCGAGCAGCTGTTCCGCGACATCCGGTCCACGTCCAGCGTGCCGATGGGCGACGTGCGCCTCGGCATCCTGCCGTCCGCCGCCCACCCCTTGCTGACGACCCTGTACGCGCGGCTGCAGGAACGCTACCCGTCGATCCGGCTGAACGTGCGTGAAGGGCAGGGCGGCGAACTGGACACGCTGCTGGACGGTGGCGCGGTCGACATGGCGATCCTGTTCCGCTATCGGCGGCCCGACAGCGCCGAAGAACGGCTGCTGGCCAGTGTCGGCACCTACCTGGTCGCCCGGCCCGGGGACGCGTTGACGCGCGCGCCGTCCATCGACTTTGCCCGCCTGGCCGGCCTGCCCCTGGTGCTGCCGCGCCGCCCCGCGCACTGGCGCGCGATGCTGGACGAAACCGCGCGCAGCAAAGGCTTCGTGCTGCAGGCCGCGGTCGAAGCCGATTCCCTGACCCTGCAGAAAGAACTGGCGGCCAGCGAGCCGCTGTATGCGGTGCTCGGCCCGTATTCCTTCGTGGCGGAGCTGCGCGCCAGGCGCTTGCAAGCAACCCCTATCGTCACGCCCAGCCTGAAGCGGCACGTGACGCTCGCGCTGCCCAAACACGGGAAGATGACGACGGCCTGCCAGATCGTGTCCGAGATGGTGCAGGCGATCGTGAAGGAGTGGGATGGGAATCTGAGTCCGCCAGAGGTGGAGGACTAA
- a CDS encoding amidohydrolase, with protein sequence MKAWESNPKTLLAVAATLALAGCGGSDDGPPAPVADSVFVNGKVLTVDGASSVAQAFAIKDGKFLAVGSTDAIRRNAGPNTQVVDLKGRTVIPALSDNHFHSAGGGPNIDISKTRSLAELFAKLSEAAAKAAPGSILVSNSDWHEAQLKEQRLPTAAELEAAAPGYATVLVRGGHSYFLSTTSLAKWNITPATAVPAGGAIPKDSAGRLTGELVDTARRLITLPATPAATIEDVAAEQKVLNSYGLVNVRVPGTSVAVYKQYQQLAADKRSSVRYSVLFRGTPQSLAEAGVKQNDGDEWARVWGIKLAVDGGFEGGLMTKPYAEPMGQNGTYYGLQTVTQTAFNEQVIALNRAGWRAATHAVGDAAVDQVLQGYQQANADKDIRQAGWTIEHAFITRSDQYPAMKALNLRMSLQDHLYLVAPVLKNYWGEERASQVSPAKTLLDQGLQVSGGTDASVIPLNPFWVMYHFITRDSITGGVVGVNQAVSRDTALRMLTINYAQLTDETAIKGSIEPNKLGDFVVLSGDFMAMPAAELEDLKAVATFVGGKKVYQDPVLTF encoded by the coding sequence ATGAAGGCATGGGAATCCAATCCGAAGACATTGCTGGCGGTTGCAGCGACGCTTGCCCTGGCAGGCTGCGGCGGAAGTGACGATGGCCCGCCGGCGCCCGTTGCCGACTCGGTGTTCGTCAACGGCAAGGTACTGACCGTTGATGGTGCGTCCAGCGTGGCGCAGGCCTTCGCGATCAAGGACGGAAAATTTCTTGCCGTGGGCTCGACCGACGCCATCCGGCGCAATGCCGGACCCAACACCCAGGTGGTTGACCTGAAAGGCCGCACGGTGATTCCGGCACTTTCCGATAACCACTTCCACAGTGCCGGCGGCGGACCGAACATCGACATTTCCAAGACGCGGTCCCTGGCGGAACTGTTTGCCAAACTGTCCGAAGCCGCCGCCAAGGCCGCGCCCGGAAGCATCCTGGTTTCGAACAGTGACTGGCACGAAGCGCAGCTGAAAGAGCAGCGCCTGCCCACCGCGGCCGAACTGGAAGCCGCCGCGCCCGGGTATGCCACGGTGCTGGTCCGGGGGGGACACAGCTACTTCCTGAGCACGACATCGCTTGCAAAGTGGAACATCACGCCGGCCACGGCGGTCCCTGCGGGGGGCGCCATCCCCAAGGATTCCGCCGGCAGACTGACCGGCGAGCTGGTGGACACGGCCCGCCGCCTCATCACCCTTCCGGCCACGCCAGCCGCAACCATCGAAGACGTTGCGGCCGAACAGAAGGTGCTCAATTCCTACGGCCTGGTCAACGTGCGGGTCCCTGGAACGTCGGTCGCGGTCTACAAGCAGTACCAGCAACTGGCGGCCGACAAGCGATCGTCGGTGCGCTACAGCGTCTTGTTCCGCGGCACGCCGCAAAGCCTGGCCGAAGCCGGCGTCAAACAGAATGACGGCGACGAGTGGGCGCGCGTGTGGGGCATCAAGCTTGCCGTGGACGGCGGCTTCGAAGGTGGCCTGATGACCAAGCCGTACGCGGAACCGATGGGTCAGAACGGCACGTACTACGGACTGCAGACGGTCACCCAGACCGCGTTCAACGAGCAGGTGATCGCGTTGAACCGCGCGGGCTGGCGCGCGGCAACGCACGCCGTTGGCGATGCTGCTGTCGACCAGGTGCTGCAAGGGTATCAACAGGCCAATGCCGACAAGGACATCCGGCAGGCGGGATGGACCATCGAACATGCCTTCATCACCCGGTCGGACCAGTACCCGGCCATGAAGGCGCTCAATCTTCGTATGTCGCTTCAGGACCACTTGTATCTGGTCGCGCCGGTGCTGAAGAACTACTGGGGCGAAGAACGCGCGTCGCAGGTCTCGCCCGCCAAGACCTTGCTCGACCAGGGCTTGCAGGTGTCAGGTGGCACCGATGCGTCGGTCATTCCGCTTAACCCGTTCTGGGTCATGTACCACTTCATCACACGCGACTCCATCACCGGCGGCGTCGTGGGTGTCAACCAGGCGGTGTCACGGGATACGGCGTTGCGCATGCTGACCATCAACTACGCCCAACTGACGGACGAGACGGCCATCAAGGGCTCGATCGAACCCAACAAGCTTGGCGACTTCGTGGTGCTGTCGGGCGACTTCATGGCCATGCCCGCGGCCGAACTGGAAGACCTGAAAGCCGTGGCCACGTTCGTGGGTGGCAAGAAGGTGTACCAGGACCCCGTGCTGACATTCTGA
- a CDS encoding DUF3299 domain-containing protein yields MIHDLPACLARWIAPVVVALASTLPVLAHAHEHAPEVVNPHGDHQHDTRELSAADFRNPPANLVLWGTLAKTYVARKNGGVFTATFPPAVRSLDGKRVTLVGFVTQVRDRQPNRQFLVSATPILCTHCTHPDPAAIVEVNTKRPFAGSNEPVRVRGTLQLVTDAPNALVYRLNDSDVVTKF; encoded by the coding sequence ATGATTCACGACCTGCCCGCGTGCCTTGCGCGATGGATTGCTCCGGTGGTCGTCGCGCTTGCGTCGACGCTGCCTGTTCTTGCGCATGCCCATGAGCACGCGCCGGAGGTCGTGAATCCGCACGGCGATCATCAGCATGACACCCGGGAATTGTCGGCGGCGGATTTCCGGAACCCCCCGGCGAATCTGGTCCTGTGGGGGACCCTGGCCAAGACCTATGTGGCCCGGAAAAACGGCGGCGTGTTCACCGCCACCTTCCCGCCTGCCGTTCGATCCCTGGACGGCAAGCGGGTGACCCTGGTCGGCTTCGTGACTCAGGTGCGGGATCGCCAACCCAATCGCCAGTTCCTGGTCAGCGCAACGCCCATTCTGTGCACGCACTGTACGCATCCCGATCCAGCGGCGATCGTGGAGGTGAACACCAAAAGGCCCTTTGCCGGGTCGAACGAACCGGTGCGTGTGCGAGGCACCCTGCAACTGGTGACCGATGCGCCCAACGCCCTGGTGTACCGGCTCAATGACAGCGACGTGGTGACGAAGTTTTGA
- a CDS encoding LysR family transcriptional regulator, whose amino-acid sequence MNLLWLEDFLAVAATGNFSRAAEDRHCSQPAFSRRIRALESWVGVELLDRSSQPAELTEAGEWFRTVATDILARVARVPEEAQRLAEANSATLRLAATHALSFTFLPRWLRSLESNTPLGPVQLMSDVLQRCEALMLNGKVQFLLSHAHAAAHGVLDSAPFTSTQIGTDVLLPLSVADGQGNAMHPLRDEAGHVVPILRYSDESGLGRIMHALLDRRLDQFTNRTVFTAHLASVLRPMVLDGRGIAWLPKTLVEDDLRSGALVPAAGPEWSIPVAIKLYRDDKFLGSSAERLWQMLNTG is encoded by the coding sequence ATGAATCTCTTGTGGCTTGAAGACTTTCTGGCGGTAGCGGCCACAGGCAACTTTTCGCGTGCAGCGGAAGACAGGCACTGTTCGCAGCCGGCATTCAGCCGCCGCATCCGTGCGCTGGAATCGTGGGTGGGGGTCGAGCTGCTCGACCGCAGCTCCCAACCCGCTGAACTGACCGAGGCCGGCGAATGGTTTCGCACGGTAGCCACGGACATCCTGGCGCGCGTTGCGCGCGTACCCGAAGAGGCCCAGCGGCTAGCCGAAGCCAACTCGGCCACGCTGCGCCTGGCGGCCACGCACGCGCTGTCGTTCACCTTCCTGCCGCGCTGGTTGCGCAGCCTGGAATCGAACACGCCGCTCGGTCCGGTGCAGCTGATGTCGGACGTGCTGCAGCGATGCGAAGCACTGATGTTGAATGGCAAGGTCCAGTTTCTCCTGAGCCATGCCCACGCGGCCGCGCACGGCGTGCTCGACTCCGCGCCATTTACGTCAACGCAGATCGGCACCGACGTGCTGCTTCCGCTATCCGTGGCCGATGGCCAAGGCAATGCCATGCACCCGCTGCGCGACGAGGCAGGCCATGTGGTGCCCATCCTGCGCTACAGCGACGAGTCCGGCCTGGGCCGCATCATGCATGCGCTGCTCGATCGGCGCCTGGACCAGTTCACGAACCGCACGGTGTTCACCGCGCACCTGGCCTCGGTGCTGCGCCCCATGGTGCTCGATGGCCGCGGCATCGCATGGCTGCCCAAGACGCTGGTCGAAGACGACCTGCGCAGCGGCGCCCTCGTCCCCGCGGCCGGACCGGAATGGAGCATTCCGGTGGCGATCAAGCTGTACCGCGACGATAAGTTCCTTGGGTCGAGCGCGGAACGGCTGTGGCAGATGTTGAATACGGGCTAG